Proteins encoded together in one Aliidongia dinghuensis window:
- a CDS encoding class I SAM-dependent RNA methyltransferase: MPGDLLIHELGPKGDGIHRSQGRPVYVDRALPGDRIQATIRRDDDGVLRGDLLKVMKASPHRTKAPCPNYDVCGGCTLQHAKDEFYRHWKVDIVRDALRSKGLKPRVWRDPVFLPAGDRRRATFTAYKKNNIVALGHYRRRAHHMTDIASCLVADPAVMDMRERLKTLLALLLQEGKPAMAFIQAVNGQFDIVITGPVGQKGKPDLRTREAIAQFAREAGINRISWRANPDDAVEVIIELSPLRAHFGGLDVILPPLAFLQPTQAGEDALVDSVMELLPRTGKFADLFSGCGTFTGPMLERGAVDAYESVGSAVRALDKAKGTRPLKAIRRDLFLNPLRRDEANRYDAIVFDPPRAGAQEQVRTLASSRTPLLVGVSCNPATFARDARILVDGGYRLDSVRVVDQFTWSHHVELVAAFTKRSR; the protein is encoded by the coding sequence ATGCCCGGCGATCTTCTTATCCATGAACTAGGCCCCAAAGGCGACGGCATACACCGGTCGCAAGGCAGGCCTGTCTATGTCGATCGCGCTCTGCCGGGCGACAGAATCCAGGCCACGATCCGCCGCGATGACGACGGTGTCTTGCGCGGCGATTTACTCAAAGTAATGAAGGCCTCGCCTCATCGCACCAAAGCGCCGTGCCCGAATTATGATGTCTGCGGCGGCTGCACGCTCCAGCACGCCAAAGATGAATTCTATCGACACTGGAAAGTCGACATCGTCCGCGATGCCTTGCGCAGCAAGGGCTTGAAGCCAAGGGTCTGGCGCGATCCGGTTTTCCTGCCTGCCGGGGATCGCCGCCGCGCCACCTTCACCGCCTACAAGAAAAACAATATCGTTGCTTTGGGCCATTACCGGCGCCGCGCGCACCATATGACCGACATCGCCTCCTGCCTCGTGGCCGATCCCGCGGTCATGGACATGCGCGAACGGCTCAAGACATTGCTCGCGCTGCTTTTGCAGGAAGGCAAACCTGCAATGGCCTTCATCCAGGCTGTAAACGGTCAATTCGACATCGTCATCACCGGTCCCGTCGGCCAGAAAGGCAAACCCGATTTGCGGACGCGCGAGGCCATCGCGCAGTTCGCACGAGAAGCCGGCATCAACCGCATTTCCTGGCGCGCCAATCCGGACGATGCCGTGGAGGTCATCATCGAATTGAGCCCGCTGCGTGCCCACTTCGGCGGTCTCGACGTCATCCTGCCGCCCCTCGCATTCTTGCAGCCGACGCAAGCCGGAGAGGATGCGCTGGTTGATTCTGTTATGGAGCTGCTGCCGCGAACCGGAAAATTCGCCGATCTATTTTCCGGCTGCGGCACCTTCACCGGCCCGATGCTGGAACGCGGCGCGGTCGACGCCTATGAGAGCGTCGGCTCCGCCGTCCGCGCCCTCGACAAGGCGAAAGGGACAAGGCCGTTAAAGGCCATACGCCGAGATCTCTTCCTCAATCCGCTGCGCCGCGACGAAGCCAATCGGTACGACGCCATCGTCTTCGACCCGCCGCGCGCCGGAGCGCAGGAGCAGGTCAGGACTCTGGCTTCCAGCAGGACGCCGCTCCTCGTCGGCGTTTCCTGTAACCCTGCCACCTTTGCCCGCGACGCCCGCATCCTTGTCGATGGCGGCTATCGGCTCGACAGCGTCCGGGTCGTCGATCAATTCACCTGGTCTCACCACGTCGAACTGGTCGCCGCCTTTACCAAGCGGTCGAGGTGA
- a CDS encoding glycosyltransferase family protein, whose protein sequence is MKLAIVDHALVDLNGHHYEYDGALAAAGRARGVAVTVLANRGYDGPTHEFEILPWFGQGYYDLTSGGRARRAAYRALSALPEGVARRLHSGVRIVWNQRHRRRRPVDDSFGRDFLSACEQLALGPDDHALVHTIGVDELDALVDMLGTLDRPWPWIHLQLVRRVEELGAGRPRERRPEAVLARLLEGPAAGRIRFYSDTAELAEIYRCLIDRPVGVLPIAFRHDLILAAVAAAPARVPGTPITVGYLGNARLEKGFQHLPDLVEQVTGRLGWAGRVRFRFQSPFNIPSGEPGIGAARARLGAFPVDLVALDDRVLTTEQYYEMLAELDVLVLPYDGQRYDIRSSGILVQARVAGKPMVAPEGSWIARQVPAPAGEAFRGPGDLADALARLLRRYEAARAAAAADALVWRAEQSPERYLDHLFAAAEVLS, encoded by the coding sequence ATGAAACTCGCCATCGTCGACCACGCGCTCGTCGATCTGAACGGCCACCATTACGAATATGACGGCGCGCTCGCCGCGGCCGGGCGGGCGCGGGGCGTCGCGGTCACGGTGCTGGCCAACCGCGGCTATGACGGGCCGACCCATGAGTTCGAGATCCTGCCCTGGTTCGGCCAGGGCTATTACGACCTGACGTCGGGCGGACGGGCGCGCCGTGCCGCCTATCGGGCGCTCTCCGCCTTGCCGGAAGGCGTCGCGCGCCGGCTGCACAGCGGCGTCCGCATCGTCTGGAACCAGCGGCATCGCCGGCGCCGGCCGGTCGATGACAGTTTCGGCCGCGACTTCCTCTCTGCGTGCGAGCAGCTGGCGCTCGGCCCGGACGACCATGCGCTGGTCCACACGATCGGCGTCGACGAGCTCGATGCCCTGGTCGACATGCTGGGCACCCTCGATCGGCCGTGGCCGTGGATCCATCTGCAGCTGGTGCGGCGCGTCGAGGAACTGGGCGCCGGGCGCCCGCGCGAGCGTCGGCCGGAAGCGGTGCTGGCCCGCCTGCTCGAGGGGCCGGCCGCCGGGCGGATCCGCTTCTATTCCGATACGGCCGAGTTGGCCGAGATCTATCGGTGTCTCATCGACCGGCCGGTCGGCGTGCTGCCGATCGCCTTCCGCCATGATTTGATTCTGGCCGCGGTCGCCGCGGCGCCGGCGCGGGTGCCGGGAACGCCGATTACGGTCGGCTACCTCGGCAACGCCCGGCTGGAAAAGGGCTTCCAGCATCTCCCTGACCTGGTCGAGCAGGTGACGGGCCGGCTCGGCTGGGCCGGGCGGGTGCGCTTCCGCTTCCAGTCGCCGTTCAACATCCCGTCCGGCGAGCCCGGCATCGGTGCCGCCCGCGCGCGGCTCGGCGCCTTCCCGGTCGATCTGGTGGCGCTCGACGACCGGGTGCTCACGACCGAGCAATATTACGAGATGCTGGCCGAGCTCGACGTGCTGGTCCTGCCCTACGACGGCCAGCGTTACGACATCCGCTCGTCGGGCATCCTGGTGCAGGCGCGCGTCGCCGGCAAACCGATGGTGGCGCCCGAAGGGTCGTGGATCGCGCGCCAGGTGCCGGCGCCGGCCGGCGAGGCGTTCCGGGGGCCAGGCGATCTCGCCGACGCGCTCGCCCGGCTGCTCCGCCGCTACGAGGCCGCACGTGCGGCGGCGGCGGCGGACGCGCTCGTCTGGCGTGCCGAGCAGTCGCCGGAACGCTATCTCGACCATCTGTTCGCGGCGGCGGAGGTGCTGTCCTGA
- a CDS encoding glycosyltransferase family 4 protein: MTGPGSRVLLWQWQRRGGGPKYTLELARALAERGRVEPALSVSRQAEILESYRALGLPTQEIDTYRSGLGFLAATMRLTSVRAAFRDYLKRQRIDTVIATMSHLWNPIMVGLIRPAGARLVTVVHDAASHPGDGHPLRQRMIARELRASDRVVTLSDHVGAGVRANFGYPAARMAVIPHGIFRFDSEPIRAREWPEGRPFRFLFFGRLLPYKGLDLLMAAVERIDPQVPFELTIVGSGDLGPLAERIAADPRVRLDQRWIPETEVGRIFAAADATVAPYREASQSGVLAASYGAGLPMIATPVGGLVEQIAPYGTGLIAADMTPDAFAAAMTRLATEPALYRMLAAKAVETAEGPLSWNRIAQQFEDVIAGHSGQDAS; this comes from the coding sequence ATGACCGGCCCCGGGAGCCGCGTCCTGCTCTGGCAGTGGCAGCGGCGGGGCGGCGGGCCGAAATACACGCTCGAGTTGGCCCGGGCGCTGGCGGAGCGCGGCCGGGTCGAGCCGGCGCTCTCGGTCTCGCGCCAGGCTGAGATCCTGGAATCCTACCGGGCACTCGGCCTGCCGACCCAGGAGATCGACACCTACCGCAGCGGCTTGGGCTTCCTTGCTGCGACCATGCGCCTTACGTCGGTGCGCGCCGCGTTCCGCGACTATCTCAAGCGGCAGCGCATCGACACGGTGATTGCGACCATGTCGCACCTGTGGAACCCGATCATGGTCGGCCTGATCCGGCCAGCGGGGGCGCGGCTCGTAACCGTGGTGCATGACGCGGCGTCCCATCCGGGCGACGGCCACCCGCTGCGCCAGCGCATGATTGCCCGCGAGCTCCGCGCGAGCGACCGGGTCGTGACATTGTCGGACCATGTCGGCGCCGGCGTCCGGGCGAACTTCGGCTATCCGGCCGCGCGCATGGCGGTGATCCCGCACGGCATATTTCGTTTCGATAGCGAACCGATCCGCGCGCGCGAATGGCCGGAAGGGCGACCGTTCCGCTTCCTCTTCTTCGGCCGCCTCTTGCCGTACAAGGGGCTGGACCTGCTGATGGCGGCGGTCGAGCGCATCGATCCGCAAGTACCGTTCGAGCTCACGATCGTCGGCTCCGGCGACCTCGGCCCGCTCGCGGAGCGGATCGCGGCTGATCCGCGCGTCCGGCTCGACCAGCGCTGGATTCCCGAGACCGAGGTCGGCCGGATCTTTGCTGCGGCCGACGCGACCGTGGCGCCCTATCGCGAGGCGAGCCAGTCGGGCGTGCTCGCCGCATCCTATGGTGCGGGCCTTCCGATGATCGCGACGCCGGTCGGCGGCCTTGTCGAGCAGATCGCACCCTATGGTACGGGCCTCATCGCCGCCGACATGACGCCCGACGCGTTTGCCGCCGCCATGACTCGGCTGGCGACCGAACCGGCGCTCTACCGCATGCTCGCCGCCAAGGCCGTCGAGACGGCCGAAGGGCCATTGTCCTGGAACCGGATCGCCCAGCAGTTCGAAGACGTGATCGCGGGCCACTCAGGCCAAGACGCATCTTAG
- a CDS encoding helix-turn-helix domain-containing protein: MDRTAAAAIVAGMSYARASLSAARPVGDHIREWRQRRRLSQLDLACEADISTRHLSFLETGRARPSREMVLHLAERLDIPLRERNLLLVAAGFAPIFAERALDDPALAAARRAVDLVLAGHEPYPALAVDRHWTLVAANAAVGRLLAGVDPAQLAPPLNVLRLSLHPAGLAPRILNLREWRDHLLDRLRRQVELTADPVLVALMDELKAYPVPPAPGPRPANDQDQPGVVVPFRLETAAGPLDLFSTTTIFGTPIDVTLSELAIEAFYPADAASAERLRLLAHSSLPGPSQQG; this comes from the coding sequence TTGGATCGCACGGCCGCTGCGGCTATCGTCGCCGGCATGAGCTACGCCCGCGCCTCCCTTTCCGCCGCCCGGCCGGTCGGCGACCACATCCGCGAATGGCGGCAGCGCCGGCGGCTGAGCCAGCTCGATCTTGCCTGCGAGGCCGACATTTCGACGCGCCACCTGAGCTTCCTCGAGACCGGCCGCGCCCGGCCCAGCCGCGAGATGGTGCTGCACCTGGCCGAGCGGCTCGACATTCCGCTGCGCGAGCGCAACCTGCTGCTGGTCGCAGCCGGCTTCGCGCCGATCTTCGCCGAGCGCGCGCTCGACGATCCGGCGCTGGCCGCCGCGCGCCGGGCGGTCGACCTGGTGCTGGCCGGCCATGAACCCTATCCGGCGCTGGCGGTCGACCGGCATTGGACCCTGGTTGCGGCCAACGCCGCGGTCGGCCGGCTGCTTGCCGGCGTCGATCCGGCACAGCTGGCGCCGCCGCTCAACGTATTGCGCTTGAGCCTGCATCCGGCCGGGCTCGCGCCGCGCATCCTCAACCTCCGCGAATGGCGCGACCATCTGCTGGACCGCCTGCGCCGGCAGGTCGAGCTCACTGCGGATCCGGTCCTGGTCGCCCTCATGGACGAGCTCAAGGCCTATCCGGTGCCGCCGGCGCCCGGGCCGCGTCCGGCGAACGACCAGGACCAGCCCGGCGTCGTCGTGCCGTTCCGGCTCGAAACCGCGGCAGGCCCGCTTGACCTGTTCAGCACGACCACGATCTTCGGCACGCCGATCGACGTGACGCTCTCGGAACTGGCGATCGAGGCGTTCTACCCGGCGGATGCGGCCAGCGCCGAACGCCTGCGGCTGTTGGCCCATTCGTCGCTGCCCGGCCCGTCGCAGCAGGGTTGA
- a CDS encoding D-glycero-alpha-D-manno-heptose-1,7-bisphosphate 7-phosphatase: protein MSGLISSGRGLILDRDGVINEDVGYLYRIEDVRFVDGIFPLLRAAKAAGYALAIATNQSGIARGLYTEADFDILMRWLGQRLAEQGAAIDAVYFCPHHPTEGIDPYRRTCQCRKPLPGMFDAAIADLGLDPAQSWTIGDNWRDLEAGEAAGIAHRVKLDPTAGAPHMIGGRWIAPSLAEIQRLMRLTR from the coding sequence ATGTCCGGCCTGATTTCCAGCGGCCGCGGCCTCATCCTCGATCGCGACGGCGTCATCAACGAGGACGTGGGTTACCTCTACCGCATCGAGGACGTGCGTTTCGTCGACGGCATCTTTCCCCTGCTGCGGGCCGCCAAGGCGGCGGGCTACGCGCTTGCTATCGCGACGAACCAGTCCGGCATCGCCCGCGGCCTCTATACCGAGGCGGATTTCGACATCCTGATGCGGTGGCTGGGGCAGCGGCTCGCGGAACAGGGGGCGGCGATCGACGCGGTCTATTTCTGCCCGCATCACCCGACCGAGGGCATCGATCCCTATCGGCGGACCTGCCAATGCCGCAAGCCGCTGCCGGGCATGTTCGACGCGGCGATCGCCGACCTCGGACTCGATCCGGCGCAGAGCTGGACGATCGGCGATAATTGGCGCGATCTCGAGGCCGGCGAGGCGGCCGGCATCGCGCATCGCGTGAAGCTCGATCCGACCGCGGGCGCCCCGCACATGATCGGCGGCCGATGGATCGCCCCGAGCCTTGCCGAGATCCAGCGCCTGATGAGGCTCACCCGATGA